TGCTCAAGGTGGAGCCCGTCGCGGTCAACAGGGTCGCCGGCAAGCACCTCGTCGTGCAGCTTCGGCTCTCCAACGCGGGCACCGAGAAGGACATCACCTGGACCGGCGAGCTGGGCGACAGCACCAGGCCGCTCGGCGAGATCAGGTGGGCCTCGGGCATCGGCGTGCTGGACGGCGCGGCGCACCGGCTGCTGCTGCCGTACAAACCGGTGGACGGGGTGTGCCTGTGCACCGACCAGGACAAGGACGGCCTGCCGTACTCCCTCGACCCCGGGGAGTCGATCACCGTCTACGGGGTGCTGCCCGCGCCCTCGGGCGACCCTGAGACGGTCACCATCGTCACCCCCGAGACCGCGCCCATGATCGGTGTGCCGGTCAGCGACGAGCCGCCGGTGCCCGCTCCCGGCATGGCGCTGCCCGATCCGGACGCCCAGCAGGTGACCACGCTCAGCCACCCGGTCCAGGTGCCCTCCGAATCCCTCGACAAGAGCGAGGAGACCGCCGACGACGGCAAGGACCTGCGAGTCAGCCTCTCCTCCGATGTCCTGTTCGCGGTGAACAAGGCGACGCTGACGCCAAAGGCGAGGACGGTGCTGGCCCGTACCGCCAAGCTCGTCGACGCCTCGGAAGGGGCCACCGTCACCGTCGAGGGGCACGCCGACTCCTCGGGCACCGACGCGATCAACGACCCGCTGTCGCTGCGCCGCGCCCAGGCGGTCAGGCAGGCGCTCTCCACGCTGGTCACCCGCGAGGGCGTCACCTTCGCGGCCAAGGGGTACGGCTCGGCCAAGCCGCTCTACGACAACGGCGACGAGGAGGGCCGCCGCCGCAACCGCAGGGTCACCGTCACCTTCCTCAAGCCCGAGCCCGCCGCCGGCACCTCCGCGCCCACGTCCACCTTGGCTCCCGGGACCGAGGGGCTGAAGGCCACCTCTCGCGCCGAGGGCCAGCCGTTCGGGCTGGAGGTGACGGGGCTGCGCGGGCTGCCGGGTGAACTGGCGGTGCTCACCTACCGCGTCACCAACAACGGCCAGGAGGAGGCGCACTACGACGAGCTGAGCGACTCCTCGGAGTGGATGTCGTACAGGTACCGCAGCGCCAGCAACGTCAGGCTGACCGACGTGGCCGCCCGCCGCGAGTACCTGCCCGGACGGATCATGGTCACCGTCGACGACGAAACCCACGCCTACTGCGCCTGCAGCGAGACCTCGGGCGTGCGGCTGAGCGCCGAGACCTTCGGGCCCGGCCAGACGCGGGAGTTCTGGACGCTGTTCGCGCTTCCCTCAGGAGCCGCCTCGCTCAAGGTCAAGGTCGGGGACTTCGCTGAGCTTCGGGTCGCGGTCGACTAGCCTCTTCGGCCGCTTCGGCTTCTTGGTGCGCCTCGGCGGCTCGGGGCTGGGCGGCGTGGCCTCCACCAGGCTCGGAAGAGGGGAGGGGGCCGCCGCGGAGACCTCGGGTGCCGTGCTCGGCTCGGCCGATGAGGAGACGGGGCGGGGGGTGCGCGCGGGCCTGAGCTTGGTCGGCCGCGACGGCTGGGTCCTGCCCGGCTCGGGCGTCACCGGCTGGGCGACGGGCCGCTCGGGCGCCCGCGAGGCGCGCGCCGTCTCCCCGATGTCCTGGACCGAGTGGTGGGCCGGCGAAGGCGGCTCCGCCTCGTCCTGAGCGCCCCATGGACCGGGCGAGGGAAGTGCGCCCCCGATGAGGATCGCCGAGAAGGCCAGCATCAACGTGCCGGCGAGAGCCGCGATGGTCATCAGGGCGCGCTCGCGCCGGCCGGTTGTGCTCACGACATGCATGGTAGGCGAGCCGGGCGGCGGATGGATCAAGCATGTCCCTTCGGACGCGCTCAGGGCCTCAGCAGGAGCACAGGATCGCGCGCAGCGACTCCTCCAGGCAGGGGCCGGTCCCCGCGGGGGCGGGCCAGGGGAAGCGCACGAGCGCGGGGTCGTCCTCGCCGATCCTGACGGTCGCGCCGTATCGGTCGAGCTCCCACAGCCAGGCGGACTCTGCGGGCAGGCCGAGCAGCCGCCCGACCCCCGAGGCGAGCTGGGCCCGGTGCGCCCCGTTGACGTGCGCGAGCACCCGCTCGGCCACCTCCGCCAGCGGGTCGGGAGCGGCGTCCAGATACTCGTCGGCGTCCAGCACGCCTGAGTCCTGCCCGGTCAGGTAGACCACCTGCCCGACGTCGAGCCGCAGCAGTCGCGGGGCGTCCGGCGCGCCGTACCCCTCGATGGCCTCGAAGAGGGCCTCGTCGGCGGTGTGCTCGGCGATCGCGACCGCGGCGGACCTCACCTCGCCCGCGGGCACGGCCTCGGCCCAGCCCTGCACCTCGATGATGCCCCTCGGGTGCTCCACCCCGCCCAGCACCCGGACGGAGGTCAGGCTCACCGACACCACCGCGTCGCCGCGCAGGGAGTGCAGCGGCTCGCCCGGCCTGACGAGCAGGACGGGACGCCCGGCGGCGTCGACCGCGCCGGTCACCGGGCAGCGGGCTCCGTCGACGACCAGCTGGCCGGCGCGGGACGTCGCGGCGAGGGTGCGGATCCGCTCGGGGAGCGGCGGGGCGGCCAGCGGCATGGCGTCTCCTTGAGGTCGGCGTCAAAAGTAGGTTAGGCTTCCCTTAGTAAGGATTACCTAACCACATTGAGGTGAACGTGCGCTACACCGGCCCGAAGGTGCGACTGTCCCGACGTGCGGGCGTCCCGCTGACCAGGAAAGCCGTCCGCTACTTCGAGCAGCGCCCCTATCCGCCGGGCGAGCACGGCCGCAAGACCAACCGCCGCACCACGGGCGACTACGGGCTGCGGCTGATGGAGAAGCAGAAGCTGCGCTGGTTCTACGACGTGTCCGAGCGGCAGCTGCGCCGCTACTGGGACCTGGCCGTCCGCAAGTCGGGCGCCTCGGGCGCCGAGCTGGTCGTGCTGCTGGAGAGCCGCCTGGCCTCCCTGGTGCTGCGGGCGGGCCTGGCTCCGTCCATCTACGCGGCCAGGCAGTACGTCACGCACGGCCACATCAGCGTCGACGGCCGCAAGGTCGACATCCCCAGCTATCTCGTGAAGCCGGGCCAGGTCGTCGCGGTCCGCGAGCGCTCGCGGCCGATGCAGCCCTTCGTCGCGGCGGCCGAGGGCGTCTACGCCGACGAGCGGATCGCCCCCTACCTGAGCGTGGACCACGCGAAGCTGACCTTCACGCTGGCCGCCAGGCCCGAGCGCGAGCAGATCGTCGTCCCCGTCGACGAGCAGCTCGTGGTGGAGTTCTACTCGCGCTAGGCCTCGTCCTCCGGGACCCGGGTGAGCCTGAAGACGCGCAGCTCGCGGCCCGACTTCGCCGTGTAACGGTCGTAGACGGGCCACTGCGCGACCAGGGCCGGCCAGGCCCGCTCGCGCGCCTCGCCGTCCAGGAGGCGCGCGACCACGGGGAAGCGCTCGCCCCTGAAGCTCACGGCCGCCTCCGGCGTCTTCAGCAGATTGCCGCTCCACGCCGGGTGCCTGTCCCTGCCGAAGTTGCTGCCCACGATCAGCAGCGTGCCTTCGGGCTCCGGCAGGCAGGCCAGCGGCGTCTCCCGCACCTGCCCGCTGACGGCGCCGGTCGTGAACAGGACGAGTGTGGGGATCATCCGGTCACTGATCGGGCGGCCTTTGGTGAGCCGGTGCGCGAGGCGGTCCATCGCGGGAACGATCTTCGGGCCCGCCTTCATGAAGGCGTCGGTGCCCGCGAGCCACTGGAAGAACGGCCGCAGCCGCTCGATGAGCGTCACATCCGCACACAGTAGTCCGAGATGCCCCGCTCCAGAAGATCGAACGCCTGCTCCGTCTGCCTGATGAGGAGCGGGCGGATCTCGGCCCAGCTCACCCCGGCCAGCTTGAGTGCCGTCGCGTGCCGCGACAGCCGCCGGGTGGTCTCCAGGATGTGGGCCGCGACCAGGTGGGGAGTCAGGTCGTCGGGCTCGGCGCCTGACTCCTCGGCCAGTGTCCTGGCCAGCCGCTGGGTCTGCGTGTGCTCGAGGTCCCTGAAGCGCGCCATCAGCGAGGGACTGTCGCCCACGATGCGGGCGAACACGTCGGAGCCGTCGTTGAGCCCGTAGCGCCAGTCGCGCTCCTCGATCGCCGCCATGAAGTCGCGGCGGAAGGCCGCCACGACGCTCTCGCCCTTCTCGCGCTCGTGCACCACCTTGCTCTGCAGGTCCTCGACCTCCTCCTCGCGGTCGAGGAAGAGGTCCTCCTTGGTGCCGAAGTAGTTGAAGACGGTGTTGACCGACACGTCGGCGGCCCGCGCCACCTCGGCCACGGTGACCTGCTCGAACCCGCGGGCCATGAACAGCCCCATCGCCATGTCCGCGATGCGTCGCCGGGTCTCCCGCTTCTTGCGCTCGCGCAGCCCCTCCTCCATGCGCCCATGGTACAAGTTTGCAGTCACTCCAAAGTTGTGGTTACTGTAAAAATGTGATTGAGGCATCCGGTCTGAGCAAGACCTTCAGGAACGGCGTCGAAGCCGTCCACGGGGTGGACTTCACCGTCGCCGCCGGCGAGATCGTCGGCTTCCTCGGCCCCAACGGGGCCGGCAAGACCACCACCATGCGCATGCTGACGACCCTGCTGCGGCCCACCTCGGGCGCGGCCACCATCGCCGGTCACGACCTGCTGTCCGACCCTAGGGGCGTACGGCGGAGCATCGGCTACGTCTCCCAGGCCGGGGGCGTCAACCCGGTCAACCCCGTCGGCGACGAACTCGAACTCCAGGCCATGCTGTACGGCATGAGCCGCGCCGAGGCCCGCTCGCGCATCGCCGACGTCCTGGCCACGCTCGAGCTGAGCGGACTGGAGAACATACCCGGCGGAGCCCTGTCCGGCGGCCAGCGCCGCCGCTTCGACATCGCCTTCGGCCTCCTGCACCGCCCCTCGGTGCTCTTCCTCGACGAGCCGACCACCGGGCTCGACCCGCAGAGCAGGGCCGCGCTGTGGGAGCACATCCGCTCGCTCGACCTGACGGTGTTCCTGTCGACGCACTACCTGGAGGAGGCTGAGGCGCTCTGCGACCGGCTCCTGATCATCGACCACGGCAGGATCGCCGCCGAGGGCACTCCCGAGCAGCTCAAGGGCGAGCGCACGCTGAACGAGGCGTTCCTGGAGATCGCCGGGAGGCCGGCATGAGGGACACCTGGCTGATCTTCCGCCACAACACCCGCATCACGCTGCGCAACAAGCTCGGCATCCTGATCACCGCCGCGCAACCGCTGTTCTTCCTGGTGCTGTTCGGCCCGATCTTCGCCACCTTCGGCACGTGGGAGACGCTCGTCCCCGGTCTGATCATCCAGCTCGGACTGCTCAGCGCGGGCATGGCGGGGTTCGGAGTGGTCTTCGATTGGCGCGCGGGCGTGCTGGAGCGGCTGCGCGTCACGCCGGCGAGCAGGCTGTCGCTGCTGCTGGGCCGGGTGCTCAACAACACCTTCACGCTGGTGGTGCAGACCGTGCTGCTGGTGGCGGTGGCCTACCTCATCGGCCTGCGCGCCCCGCTGCCCGGCGTGCTCGCCGCGATGGCGCTGGTGGTCGTGCTCGGCGTCAGCCTGGCCGCGCTGTCGTACGCGGCGGCGATGCGGCTGAACGAGCACCTGTTCGCGCCGGTCATGATGACCGCGGTCTGGCCGCTGATGCTGCTGTCCGGCACGTTCCTGCCGATGTCGATGGCGCCGCAGTGGCTGAGCACGCTGTCGTACGTCAGCCCGTTCCGCTACGTGCTCGAGGCGATGCGCGACCTGTTCGCGGGCACGTACGCCAGCGGGGTGGTCGGGTCGGGCGTGCTGGTGGTGGCGCTCTTCGCCACGATCAGCCTGACGGTGGGCACCAGGGTGTTCGGCGGAGACAACGCCTAGCGCCGGCCGTCGGGGCGCCGGAACACCGATCGAGCGGGCCACGTGCCCCCCGTCGTGGTGGAACAGGGGGCGCGCGGTTGACTGGAAGGGTGAGAATCGAGGTTCTGGGTGCCGGGTTCAACTCCGCGGGGCTGCGCGACGGGGTGGCTCGAGCGCCGGAGGCGTTGCGCCGAGCCGGTCTGATCGCCGGCGCGGCGGCCCATCACGAAGTCAGGGACGCCGGAGACGTCGACTTCAGCGAGCCGGTGCCGCGGCGCGGCGAGGTGTCGGCGCTGCTGGCCGAGGAGGCGCTGACGTCCATGGCCCGCGGTGTCCGGCAGAGGATCGAGACGATCCTGGCCGAAGGCGGCTTCCCGCTGCTGGTCGGCGGCGACTGCGCGGTGCTGCCGGGGGCGTTGCACGCCTGCCGGGCGGTGCACGGTGGCGTCGGCCTGGTGTTCGTGGACGGTCACGAGGACGCCTGGCCACCCGCGGACTCGACCACCGGCGAGGCCGCCGACTGCGAGCTGGGCCTGGCCCTCGGCGTCACCGCCGCCCACGTCGGGCCGGAGCTGTCGCCGGTGCTGCGGCCGGCGGCCACCGCGCTGCTGGGCCCGCGAGACGGCGCGGAACTCGCCGAGCACGGAGTCGCCTCGTTGCGCGGATCGCTGTGGTTCGCCACCGACCGGGAGCTCACCGGACGGATCGCGGCCGCGGTGGCCGACGCCGTCGCGACCGTCGAGAGGTCCGCGCCGCGGTGGTGGCTGCACGTCGATCTCGATGTGCTGGCCACCGACCAGCTGGCCGCCGTGGACTACCCCCAGCCAGGGGGACTGCGGTGGGAGGAGCTGACCGAACTCACCGCCATCGCGCTGCGGCGACCCGGCTGCGCCGGGTGGTCGCTCACCATCTACAACCCGGACCTCGACGAGGACGGGCACGAGGCGGCGCGCATCGTCCGCTACGTGGAAGATGCCCTGTCAGTCGTGCCGTCGGGGAGCGTGGCGACCTAGCCAGGGCCGTATGGCTCGATCCTGGGGTCGGAGAAGGGCGGGCCCGTGCGGTGGCCCGCCTCCTCCGTCACCCGCAAGCCGTACAACCCCTGGTCAGGGTCGATGAGCACCAGGCCGTAGCCGGTGTCCACGTCCTCCTCCGACAGCCCGAGCCGCTCCATCGCGTCGGCGAGCGTCGCGCCGGGCGGCAGCCGTACCGTGACCAGGACCATACGGTCAGGCTACGCGCTTGGCCCTTCGGCGCAGGGCGGCGATGACGCCCGCGGGGTCGACCACCCCGTAGCCGTAGTCGAAGTCGTAGCCGACGTCGCTGCGGTCGTCCGCGGTGCGCCGCAGCAGTGAGCGCAGCTGGCTGGGCGACAGGCGCGCGGCGGGCCACTGGGTGCGGATCGCCGCGACCAGGCCCGCGGCCACCGGGCAGGCGGCGGAGGTGCCCGAGTCGGGCTCGCCCTCGCCGAACGCCTTCGACCCCGAGAAGTGCGTGTACGCGCACAGGTCGGGCTTGCGGGCGGTCAGCCGTCCAGGGCCCTGTGAGGAGTAGCCGACGCGCTCGCCCTCGGTGTCGACGCCGCCGATCGACAGCACCCGGGGGTGCGAGTTGGCGCCGCCGATGGGCCGGTCGGGGTAGGCGCACCTGCCGTCCTTGCACTCGCGGCCGCAGTTGCCCGCCGCGAACAGCACGTCGGCGCCCGCGCGGTCGAGGGAGGCGACGACGAGGTTGAACGGGTGGGCGGCGTTGTCGGAGTAGTTGCCCGGGTGGCCGGGAGGGAAGTCCCAGCGGGGGGAGAAGGAGCCCCAGGAGTTGCTGATGACCAGCGACCTCGACTCGGCGGGCTGGGCCTCCAGCACCGTCCGCAGGTGCGCGAAGGCGGCCACCGCGTCGGAGAGCAGGCCGTCGAGGGCCGAGCCGCCCGTGCGGCTCGACAGCAGCACGGGGATGTCGATCAGCGACGCCTGTGGCGCGGCGATCAGGGTGTCGAAGGCGCACATCGTGCCGTGGTCGACCTCGAACTCCCCTGGACGGCCCGCCACCCCCGCGGGGTTCCAGCTGCGCTCGGCGTCGAGGTTGACGCCCCTGCCCAGGTGCCTGGCCACGTGCGCGGCGTTGATGCCGGTGTCGAGGACCGCCAGCGCCACCCCCGAGCCGTCGAGCCCCTCGGCGCGCAGGGCCGAGGTGCCGAGCAGCCGTTCGACGTCGTGCCAGTCGCCCACCGGGGCGTCGCCGCCGCAGGTGAGGTTCGACTCGATGACGGGATCGGCGAAGACGCCGACGACGTCGGGGCGCAGCGTGGGCAGCAGGGCCACCCTGGTGGCCGGCTCGTCGTCGGAGATCTCCCCCCGCACCAGCACGGAGGCGTCCTCGGCGGCCAGGGAGAAGTCGAGCGGCTGGTTGAGCGACAGCGGGTCGCCACCCGGCGAGGGGACGGGGCGGGGCACGGCCACGGGGGTGAAGGAGGGGTCGAGCGTCACCCCTGGAAGGCCGTCGGCCACGTCGGCGGTCGTGGCACTCCTGCCGGGGTCGGCGACCGCGGCGACCAGGTCGGGGGAGGGGCGGAGCTGGATGAGCACTCGCATGGGGGATCACCGAATTCTGAAGGAGGGATCGAACCACCCCACATTCCTTCAACATCACCCCCCGCGTCCAGCGACTCTCGAGGGTTGTGACCTGGGAAAACATGGCATTTCGCGCGTATCGGGACGCCGCGTGGGGGCTTCCCTGACGACGGCCGGTTCACTAGCGTGTGGCGGCATGACCGCACAGGTGCAGGCCGCCTCCTCCGACTCCACCCGGGATCACTGGATGGCCGTGCGGCCGCGGTTGATCCTGGCCAGTGGGTTCATGCTCTTCCTCGAACTGGCGCTGATCCGGTGGACCGGCTCGAACATCGTGCACCTGAGCTACTTCACCAACTTCGTGCTGCTCGGCTCCTTCCTCGGCATCGGGCTCGGCTTCCTGCGCGTCGGGCGGTCCAGGCGGCAGCCGTACTACTCGCCGGTCGTGCTGGCGGCGCTGGTGCTGGTCGTGCTGCGGTTCCCGGTGACGGTGAACAGGGAGACCGAGGGGGTCCTGTACTGGACCAGCCTGGCCACCACGGGACCGTCCGCCTGGGTGATCCTGCCGGTGATCTTCGCCGCCGCGGCGCTCGTCCTCATGGGCCCGGCCGAGCTGGTCGGGCGCTGCTTTCCCGAACTGCCGCGCCTCGAGGCCTACCGCTACGACCTCATCGGGTCGCTCAGCGGCATCGCGCTGTTCACGGCGCTGTCGTTCCTGAGCGCGCCGCCGGTGATCTGGGGCGTCCTGGCGGCCGTCGCGTACGGCGTGCTGCTGGTGCCCAGGCCGCGCGTGCCGTACGTGCTGCTGGTGGTCGTGCCCTCGCTGGTGGTCGTCGGCCTGCTGCTGGTCGAGACGCTCACGGCGGGCGCGCTGTGGTCGCCGTACTACAAGGTGACCTACAGGGAGCTCGACCGGCTCGGTGTGCGGGTCATGAACATCCAGGTGAACGGCATCCCGCACCAGGAGGCGGTGCCGGCGGCGGCGCGGCTGCAGTGGGAGGCGCAGTACGGCCTGCCGTACGCGCGGGCCGCCGCGCCGCCCAAGGACGTGCTGATCGTCGGCGCGGGCAGCGGCACCGACGTGGCGATCGCGCTGTCGAAGGGCGCGAAGCGGGTGGACGCCGTCGAGATCGACCCCAAGCTGCGCGAGCTGGGCGGCACCTACCACCCCGATCACCCCTACAGCGACCCGCGCGTCACCACCACCATCACCGACGGCCGCGCCTACCTGGAGCAGACCGACAGGAAGTACGACCTCATCCTCTTCGCCCTGCCCGACTCGCTCACGCTCGTGTCGGGGGCCAGCTCGCTGCGCCTGGAGAGCTACCTGTTCACCGAGGAGGCCATGCGGGCCGCCCGCGACCACCTCAAGCCCGGCGGGGCGTTCTCGATGTACAACTACTACCGCGAGAGCTGGCTGGTGGACCGGCTCGCCTCGACCATGCAGAACGCCTTCGGGCACAAGCCGTGCGTCGACGTCGTGAGCCAGTCGGGGCAGCAGGCCGTCATCACCGCGGGCCTGACCCCCGACGCCCAGCGCTGCGGGGCGGAGTGGGCGGGCGCGGCCCCCGGCACCCCCGAGCCGACCGGCGACGACCGGCCCTTCCTGTACCTCAAGGACTCGACGATCCCCTCGCTGTACATCATCACGCTCGGCCTCATCCTCATCGTCTCGCTCCTGGCGGTGCGCGTGGTCGCCGGGCCGTTCACCAGGATGCGGCCCTACGCCGACCTCTTCCTGCTCGGCGTGGGCTTCCTGCTGCTGGAGACCAAGAGCGTGACGGGGTTCGCGCTGCTGTTCGGCACGACGTGGGTGGTCAACGCGATCGTCTTCGCCGGAGTGCTGGTGGCCGTCCTCGCGGCCGTCGAGGTGACCCGCCGCTTCCGCACGCCACCCCTGCCGGTGATGTACGGCGTGCTGTTCGCCGGCCTGGTGCTCGCCTGGCTGGTGCCCAACACGTGGCTGCTCGGGCTGCCCGTGCCGGTACGGGTCGTGGCGGCGGTGACGGTGGCGTTCCTGCCGATCTTCGCGGCCAACGTGGTCTTCGCCAAGCGCTTCGCCGACAGCGCCGACGCGACGACCTCCTTCGGCGCCAACCTGCTCGGCGCGATGGTGGGCGGCTGCCTGGAGTACCTGGCGCTGGTGGTCGGCTACAAGGGGCTGCTGATCGTGGCGGCGGTGCTCTACCTGGGCGCCTTCGCGCTGCTCCCGCGCAAGGCGGTGGCCTGAGGCGGGCGGCGGTAAACCCCGGTGAAATAGCCGGGCTGATGTGGTTGGCTGCCTTTCCGTGAACCACTCCCGCCTGCTCGAGTGCCTGGCCGCCGACTACTCCCTGCTGAGAAGGGCGGCCAGCGCGAGCGACCCCGCCGCGCCCGTGCCGTCCTGTCCCGGATGGAGCGCCGCCGACCTGCTCACCCACATCACCGCCGTCTACCTGCACAAGACCGTCACCATGCGCACGGGCGCCTACCCCGACCCGTGGGATCCCGACCTGTCGGGCGAACCGCTGGCCGTCCTCGACGCGGCGTACGGCGCGCTGACCGCCGAGTTCGCCGCCAGGCCCGCCGACTCGCCCGCGCTGACCTGGTACGAACCCGACCAGAGCGTCGGCTTCTGGATCCGGCGGATGGCCCACGAGAGCGTCATCCACCGCGTCGACGCCGAGCTGGCGGCGGGGCTGCCGGTGACGCCGATCCCCGACGACCTGGCCGCCGACGGCGTCGACGAGGTGCTGACCGCGTTCCTGGCCTACGAGGCGGCGCAGTCGCCCAAGGAGTTCGCGGAGCTGGAGGGCGGCCACCTGGCGGGGCCCGGCGGTGAGGAGACGATCGTGGTCAGGGCGGGGGAGCGGGAGTGGACCGTCCGTCCGACGCCCACCTCGGTGCGGATCACCCAGGGCGGCGCGGGGAACCCGCGCGCGGTGGTCGCCGGGGAGCCCGCCGACGTGCTGCTGTGGATGTGGGGCAGGGGCGGGAGCGTCGCGGTCGAAGGCGACCCGGACTGGGCCGCCTACCTGCGCCGCATGCTCGTGCTCGTCACCCAGTAGGTCACGGCCCCGTAGTTCAGGGGACGGGTCAGAGGCCGCACAGCTCCGAAAGGCTCTTGGCCGAGCCGTTGTTGGCGGCCGACTGCCCGTTGCGGGTCGGCGTCTGCGACGGCGTGACCGTACGGCCGGCCGACGGCGTCGCCGTCGCGGCGGGGGAGGTCGTCGCGCCCGGCGAGGCGGTGACCCCGGCCGCCAGCGCCCGCTTGGCCGGCTTGAGCGAGTCGTTGATCGCCTTGAGCGTCGCTCTGCGGATCTTGGGCCAGTCCGGTGAGCCGGTGTAGAACTGCGGCGGCACGAACTGCAGGCTGGTGATGCGCGCGTCCTTCACCTCGAGCGCCAGGTTGGCCAGCGGCTCGAGCAACTCCTGCGGGATGTTCGTCTGCGCCATCCGCTTGGCCGTCCTGGCGATCTGGCCGAAGTTCGTGAGGATCTTGTCGGGCGTCGCCTGCTGGGCGAAGGCGCCGATGACGCAGCGCTGGCGGCCCATCCGGCCGAAGTCGTCGTCGACGACGCGGGAGCGCCCGTACCACAGCGCCTCCTCGCCGGACAGACGCTGGAGGCCCGCCTTGATCGTGCCCGCGGTGCCGTAGGTGCCGCCCCACGGGATGTCCTTCTCCACGCGCAGCCTGATGCCGCCGATCGCGTCGACCAGGCCGACGAAGCCGTACATGTTGATCAGCGCGTAGTAGTCGATGCGCAGGCCGAGCGTGTGGCCGATGGCGTCCATCAGCGCCCTCGGGCCCTTGTTCTTGCCGCCCATGATCTGCGGGTTGTCGTTGGCGTACTGCCAGACCTCGTTGAGCAGCC
This window of the Nonomuraea africana genome carries:
- a CDS encoding spermidine synthase — encoded protein: MTAQVQAASSDSTRDHWMAVRPRLILASGFMLFLELALIRWTGSNIVHLSYFTNFVLLGSFLGIGLGFLRVGRSRRQPYYSPVVLAALVLVVLRFPVTVNRETEGVLYWTSLATTGPSAWVILPVIFAAAALVLMGPAELVGRCFPELPRLEAYRYDLIGSLSGIALFTALSFLSAPPVIWGVLAAVAYGVLLVPRPRVPYVLLVVVPSLVVVGLLLVETLTAGALWSPYYKVTYRELDRLGVRVMNIQVNGIPHQEAVPAAARLQWEAQYGLPYARAAAPPKDVLIVGAGSGTDVAIALSKGAKRVDAVEIDPKLRELGGTYHPDHPYSDPRVTTTITDGRAYLEQTDRKYDLILFALPDSLTLVSGASSLRLESYLFTEEAMRAARDHLKPGGAFSMYNYYRESWLVDRLASTMQNAFGHKPCVDVVSQSGQQAVITAGLTPDAQRCGAEWAGAAPGTPEPTGDDRPFLYLKDSTIPSLYIITLGLILIVSLLAVRVVAGPFTRMRPYADLFLLGVGFLLLETKSVTGFALLFGTTWVVNAIVFAGVLVAVLAAVEVTRRFRTPPLPVMYGVLFAGLVLAWLVPNTWLLGLPVPVRVVAAVTVAFLPIFAANVVFAKRFADSADATTSFGANLLGAMVGGCLEYLALVVGYKGLLIVAAVLYLGAFALLPRKAVA
- a CDS encoding maleylpyruvate isomerase family mycothiol-dependent enzyme, which codes for MNHSRLLECLAADYSLLRRAASASDPAAPVPSCPGWSAADLLTHITAVYLHKTVTMRTGAYPDPWDPDLSGEPLAVLDAAYGALTAEFAARPADSPALTWYEPDQSVGFWIRRMAHESVIHRVDAELAAGLPVTPIPDDLAADGVDEVLTAFLAYEAAQSPKEFAELEGGHLAGPGGEETIVVRAGEREWTVRPTPTSVRITQGGAGNPRAVVAGEPADVLLWMWGRGGSVAVEGDPDWAAYLRRMLVLVTQ